A window from Canis lupus familiaris isolate Mischka breed German Shepherd chromosome 18, alternate assembly UU_Cfam_GSD_1.0, whole genome shotgun sequence encodes these proteins:
- the MARK2 gene encoding serine/threonine-protein kinase MARK2 isoform X9, with amino-acid sequence MQKGLLDAVKEEGLKNLPQPHDLSAQPYPFLPSLSEPTLGHLDPKPTSKSNMLRGRNSAASADEQPHIGNYRLLKTIGKGNFAKVKLARHILTGKEVAVKIIDKTQLNSSSLQKLFREVRIMKVLNHPNIVKLFEVIETEKTLYLVMEYASGGEVFDYLVAHGRMKEKEARAKFRQIVSAVQYCHQKFIVHRDLKAENLLLDADMNIKIADFGFSNEFTFGNKLDTFCGSPPYAAPELFQGKKYDGPEVDVWSLGVILYTLVSGSLPFDGQNLKELRERVLRGKYRIPFYMSTDCENLLKKFLILNPSKRGTLEQIMKDRWMNVGHEDDELKPYVEPLPDYKDPRRTELMVSMGYTREEIQDSLVGQRYNEVMATYLLLGYKSSELEGDTITLKPRPSADLTNSSAPSPSHKVQRSVSANPKQRRFSDQAAGPAIPTSNSYSKKTQSNNAENKRPEEDRESGRKASSTAKVPASPLPGLERKKTTPTPSTNSVLSTSTNRSRNSPLLERASLGQASIQNGKDSTAPQRVPVASPSAHNISSSGGAPDRTNFPRGVSSRSTFHAGQLRQVRDQQNLPYGVTPASPSGNSQGRRGASGSIFSKFTSKFVRRNLSFRFARRNLNEPESKDRVETLRPHVVGGGGNDKEKEEFREAKPRSLRFTWSMKTTSSMEPNEMMREIRKVLDANSCQSELHEKYMLLCMHGTPGHENFVQWEMEVCKLPRLSLNGVRFKRISGTSMAFKNIASKIANELKL; translated from the exons CCCACCTTGGGACACCTCGACCCCAAGCCCACCAGTAAGTCCAACATGCTGCGGGGCCGCAACTCAGCCGCCTCTGCTGACGAGCAGCCCCATATCGGCAACTACCGACTCCTTAAGACCATCGGCAAGGGCAACTTCGCCAAGGTGAAGCTGGCCCGGCACATCCTGACTGGGAAAGAG GTAGCTGTGAAGATCATTGACAAGACTCAACTGAACTCCTCCAGTCTCCAGAAA CTATTCCGCGAAGTAAGAATAATGAAGGTTTTGAATCATCCCAACATAG TTAAGTTATTTGAAGTGATTGAGACTGAGAAAACTCTATACCTTGTCATGGAGTATGCCAGTGGAG GAGAGGTGTTTGACTACCTGGTGGCTCATGgcaggatgaaagaaaaagaggctCGAGCCAAATTCCGCCAG atAGTGTCTGCTGTGCAGTACTGCCACCAGAAGTTCATTGTTCATAGAGACTTAAAG GCAGAAAACCTGCTCTTGGATGCTGATATGAACATCAAGATAGCAGACTTTGGCTTCAGCAACGAATTCACCTTTGGGAACAAGCTGGATACCTTCTGTGGCAGTCCCCCTTATGCTGCCCCAGAGCTCTTCCAGGGCAAAAAATATGATGGACCTGAGGTAGATGTGTGGAGCCTGGGAGTTATCCTGTATACACTGGTCAGTGGATCCCTGCCTTTTGATGGACAGAACCTCAAG GAGCTACGGGAGCGGGTCCTGAGGGGCAAATACCGCATTCCGTTCTACATGTCCACGGACTGTGAAAACCTGCTTAAGAAATTTCTCATTCTCAACCCCAGCAAGAGAGGCACTTTAGAG CAAATCATGAAAGATCGATGGATGAATGTGGGTCATGAAGATGATGAATTAAAGCCTTATGTGGAGCCACTCCCTGACTACAAGGACCCCCGGCGGACAG AATTGATGGTCTCCATGGGTTACACACGGGAAGAGATCCAAGACTCACTGGTGGGCCAGAGGTACAACGAGGTGATGGCTACTTACCTGCTCCTGGGCTACAAGAGCTCTGAG TTGGAAGGCGACACCATCACCTTGAAGCCCCGGCCTTCAGCTGATCTGACCAATAGCagtgccccttccccctcccacaaGGTACAGCGTAGTGTCTCAGCCAACCCCAAGCAACGACGCTTCAGTGACCAGG CAGCTGGTCCTGCCATTCCCACATCTAATTCCTACTCTAAGAAGACGCAGAGTAACAACGCAGAAAATAAGCGGCCTGAGGAAGACCGGGAGTCAGGGCGGAAGGCCAGTAGCACAGCCAAAGTGCCTGCCAGCCCGCTGCCCGGCCTGGAGAGGAAGAAGACCACCCCTACCCCCTCCACG AACAGCGTCCTCTCCACCAGCACAAATCGAAGCAGGAATTCCCCACTTTTGGAGAGGGCCAGCCTTGGCCAGGCCTCCATCCAGAATGGCAAAGACAG CACAGCCCCTCAACGCGTCCCTGTCGCCTCCCCCTCCGCCCACAACATCAGCAGCAGCGGTGGAGCCCCCGACCGAACTAATTTCCCCCGGGGTGTGTCCAGTCGAAGCACCTTCCATGCTGGGCAGCTCCGGCAGGTGCGGGACCAGCAGAATTTGCCCTATGGTGTgaccccagcctctccctctggcaACAGCCAGGGCCGGCGGGGGGCCTCAGGGAGCATCTTCAGCAAATTTACTTCCAAGTTTGTACGCAG aaatctgtcTTTCAGGTTTGCCAGAAG gaacctgaaTGAACCTGAAAGCAAAGACCGAGTGGAGACGCTCAG ACCTCACGTGGTGGGCGGTGGAGGCAAcgacaaagaaaaggaagagtttCGGGAGGCCAAACCGCGCTCACTACGCTTCACGTGGAGTATGAAGACCACCAGctccatggagcccaatgagatGATGCGGGAGATCCGCAAGGTGCTGGACGCGAACAGCTGCCAGAGTGAGCTGCACGAGAAGTACATGCTGCTGTGCATGCACGGCACGCCTGGCCACGAGAACTTCGTGCAGTGGGAGATGGAGGTGTGCAAACTGCCGCGGCTGTCTCTCAACGGTGTCCGATTTAAGCGGATATCGGGCACCTCCATGGCCTTCAAAAACATTGCCTCCAAAATAGCCAACGAGCTCAAGCTTTAA
- the MARK2 gene encoding serine/threonine-protein kinase MARK2 isoform X7 yields MQKGLLDAVKEEGLKNLPQPHDLSAQPYPFLPSLSEPTLGHLDPKPTSKSNMLRGRNSAASADEQPHIGNYRLLKTIGKGNFAKVKLARHILTGKEVAVKIIDKTQLNSSSLQKLFREVRIMKVLNHPNIVKLFEVIETEKTLYLVMEYASGGEVFDYLVAHGRMKEKEARAKFRQIVSAVQYCHQKFIVHRDLKAENLLLDADMNIKIADFGFSNEFTFGNKLDTFCGSPPYAAPELFQGKKYDGPEVDVWSLGVILYTLVSGSLPFDGQNLKELRERVLRGKYRIPFYMSTDCENLLKKFLILNPSKRGTLEQIMKDRWMNVGHEDDELKPYVEPLPDYKDPRRTELMVSMGYTREEIQDSLVGQRYNEVMATYLLLGYKSSELEGDTITLKPRPSADLTNSSAPSPSHKVQRSVSANPKQRRFSDQAAGPAIPTSNSYSKKTQSNNAENKRPEEDRESGRKASSTAKVPASPLPGLERKKTTPTPSTNSVLSTSTNRSRNSPLLERASLGQASIQNGKDSLTMPGSRASTASASAAVSAARPRQHQKSMSASVHPNKATGLPPTDSNCEVPRPSTAPQRVPVASPSAHNISSSGGAPDRTNFPRGVSSRSTFHAGQLRQVRDQQNLPYGVTPASPSGNSQGRRGASGSIFSKFTSKFVRRPHVVGGGGNDKEKEEFREAKPRSLRFTWSMKTTSSMEPNEMMREIRKVLDANSCQSELHEKYMLLCMHGTPGHENFVQWEMEVCKLPRLSLNGVRFKRISGTSMAFKNIASKIANELKL; encoded by the exons CCCACCTTGGGACACCTCGACCCCAAGCCCACCAGTAAGTCCAACATGCTGCGGGGCCGCAACTCAGCCGCCTCTGCTGACGAGCAGCCCCATATCGGCAACTACCGACTCCTTAAGACCATCGGCAAGGGCAACTTCGCCAAGGTGAAGCTGGCCCGGCACATCCTGACTGGGAAAGAG GTAGCTGTGAAGATCATTGACAAGACTCAACTGAACTCCTCCAGTCTCCAGAAA CTATTCCGCGAAGTAAGAATAATGAAGGTTTTGAATCATCCCAACATAG TTAAGTTATTTGAAGTGATTGAGACTGAGAAAACTCTATACCTTGTCATGGAGTATGCCAGTGGAG GAGAGGTGTTTGACTACCTGGTGGCTCATGgcaggatgaaagaaaaagaggctCGAGCCAAATTCCGCCAG atAGTGTCTGCTGTGCAGTACTGCCACCAGAAGTTCATTGTTCATAGAGACTTAAAG GCAGAAAACCTGCTCTTGGATGCTGATATGAACATCAAGATAGCAGACTTTGGCTTCAGCAACGAATTCACCTTTGGGAACAAGCTGGATACCTTCTGTGGCAGTCCCCCTTATGCTGCCCCAGAGCTCTTCCAGGGCAAAAAATATGATGGACCTGAGGTAGATGTGTGGAGCCTGGGAGTTATCCTGTATACACTGGTCAGTGGATCCCTGCCTTTTGATGGACAGAACCTCAAG GAGCTACGGGAGCGGGTCCTGAGGGGCAAATACCGCATTCCGTTCTACATGTCCACGGACTGTGAAAACCTGCTTAAGAAATTTCTCATTCTCAACCCCAGCAAGAGAGGCACTTTAGAG CAAATCATGAAAGATCGATGGATGAATGTGGGTCATGAAGATGATGAATTAAAGCCTTATGTGGAGCCACTCCCTGACTACAAGGACCCCCGGCGGACAG AATTGATGGTCTCCATGGGTTACACACGGGAAGAGATCCAAGACTCACTGGTGGGCCAGAGGTACAACGAGGTGATGGCTACTTACCTGCTCCTGGGCTACAAGAGCTCTGAG TTGGAAGGCGACACCATCACCTTGAAGCCCCGGCCTTCAGCTGATCTGACCAATAGCagtgccccttccccctcccacaaGGTACAGCGTAGTGTCTCAGCCAACCCCAAGCAACGACGCTTCAGTGACCAGG CAGCTGGTCCTGCCATTCCCACATCTAATTCCTACTCTAAGAAGACGCAGAGTAACAACGCAGAAAATAAGCGGCCTGAGGAAGACCGGGAGTCAGGGCGGAAGGCCAGTAGCACAGCCAAAGTGCCTGCCAGCCCGCTGCCCGGCCTGGAGAGGAAGAAGACCACCCCTACCCCCTCCACG AACAGCGTCCTCTCCACCAGCACAAATCGAAGCAGGAATTCCCCACTTTTGGAGAGGGCCAGCCTTGGCCAGGCCTCCATCCAGAATGGCAAAGACAG CCTAACCATGCCAGGGTCCCGGGCCTCCACGGCTTCTGCTTCTGCCGCAGTCTCTGCGGCCCGGCCCCGCCAGCACCAGAAATCCATGTCGGCCTCCGTGCACCCCAACAAGgccactgggctgccccccaCGGACAGTAACTGTGAGGTGCCGCGGCCCAG CACAGCCCCTCAACGCGTCCCTGTCGCCTCCCCCTCCGCCCACAACATCAGCAGCAGCGGTGGAGCCCCCGACCGAACTAATTTCCCCCGGGGTGTGTCCAGTCGAAGCACCTTCCATGCTGGGCAGCTCCGGCAGGTGCGGGACCAGCAGAATTTGCCCTATGGTGTgaccccagcctctccctctggcaACAGCCAGGGCCGGCGGGGGGCCTCAGGGAGCATCTTCAGCAAATTTACTTCCAAGTTTGTACGCAG ACCTCACGTGGTGGGCGGTGGAGGCAAcgacaaagaaaaggaagagtttCGGGAGGCCAAACCGCGCTCACTACGCTTCACGTGGAGTATGAAGACCACCAGctccatggagcccaatgagatGATGCGGGAGATCCGCAAGGTGCTGGACGCGAACAGCTGCCAGAGTGAGCTGCACGAGAAGTACATGCTGCTGTGCATGCACGGCACGCCTGGCCACGAGAACTTCGTGCAGTGGGAGATGGAGGTGTGCAAACTGCCGCGGCTGTCTCTCAACGGTGTCCGATTTAAGCGGATATCGGGCACCTCCATGGCCTTCAAAAACATTGCCTCCAAAATAGCCAACGAGCTCAAGCTTTAA
- the MARK2 gene encoding serine/threonine-protein kinase MARK2 isoform X6, with translation MSSARTPLPTLNERDTEQPTLGHLDPKPTSKSNMLRGRNSAASADEQPHIGNYRLLKTIGKGNFAKVKLARHILTGKEVAVKIIDKTQLNSSSLQKLFREVRIMKVLNHPNIVKLFEVIETEKTLYLVMEYASGGEVFDYLVAHGRMKEKEARAKFRQIVSAVQYCHQKFIVHRDLKAENLLLDADMNIKIADFGFSNEFTFGNKLDTFCGSPPYAAPELFQGKKYDGPEVDVWSLGVILYTLVSGSLPFDGQNLKELRERVLRGKYRIPFYMSTDCENLLKKFLILNPSKRGTLEQIMKDRWMNVGHEDDELKPYVEPLPDYKDPRRTELMVSMGYTREEIQDSLVGQRYNEVMATYLLLGYKSSELEGDTITLKPRPSADLTNSSAPSPSHKVQRSVSANPKQRRFSDQAAGPAIPTSNSYSKKTQSNNAENKRPEEDRESGRKASSTAKVPASPLPGLERKKTTPTPSTNSVLSTSTNRSRNSPLLERASLGQASIQNGKDSLTMPGSRASTASASAAVSAARPRQHQKSMSASVHPNKATGLPPTDSNCEVPRPSTAPQRVPVASPSAHNISSSGGAPDRTNFPRGVSSRSTFHAGQLRQVRDQQNLPYGVTPASPSGNSQGRRGASGSIFSKFTSKFVRRNLSFRFARRNLNEPESKDRVETLRPHVVGGGGNDKEKEEFREAKPRSLRFTWSMKTTSSMEPNEMMREIRKVLDANSCQSELHEKYMLLCMHGTPGHENFVQWEMEVCKLPRLSLNGVRFKRISGTSMAFKNIASKIANELKL, from the exons CCCACCTTGGGACACCTCGACCCCAAGCCCACCAGTAAGTCCAACATGCTGCGGGGCCGCAACTCAGCCGCCTCTGCTGACGAGCAGCCCCATATCGGCAACTACCGACTCCTTAAGACCATCGGCAAGGGCAACTTCGCCAAGGTGAAGCTGGCCCGGCACATCCTGACTGGGAAAGAG GTAGCTGTGAAGATCATTGACAAGACTCAACTGAACTCCTCCAGTCTCCAGAAA CTATTCCGCGAAGTAAGAATAATGAAGGTTTTGAATCATCCCAACATAG TTAAGTTATTTGAAGTGATTGAGACTGAGAAAACTCTATACCTTGTCATGGAGTATGCCAGTGGAG GAGAGGTGTTTGACTACCTGGTGGCTCATGgcaggatgaaagaaaaagaggctCGAGCCAAATTCCGCCAG atAGTGTCTGCTGTGCAGTACTGCCACCAGAAGTTCATTGTTCATAGAGACTTAAAG GCAGAAAACCTGCTCTTGGATGCTGATATGAACATCAAGATAGCAGACTTTGGCTTCAGCAACGAATTCACCTTTGGGAACAAGCTGGATACCTTCTGTGGCAGTCCCCCTTATGCTGCCCCAGAGCTCTTCCAGGGCAAAAAATATGATGGACCTGAGGTAGATGTGTGGAGCCTGGGAGTTATCCTGTATACACTGGTCAGTGGATCCCTGCCTTTTGATGGACAGAACCTCAAG GAGCTACGGGAGCGGGTCCTGAGGGGCAAATACCGCATTCCGTTCTACATGTCCACGGACTGTGAAAACCTGCTTAAGAAATTTCTCATTCTCAACCCCAGCAAGAGAGGCACTTTAGAG CAAATCATGAAAGATCGATGGATGAATGTGGGTCATGAAGATGATGAATTAAAGCCTTATGTGGAGCCACTCCCTGACTACAAGGACCCCCGGCGGACAG AATTGATGGTCTCCATGGGTTACACACGGGAAGAGATCCAAGACTCACTGGTGGGCCAGAGGTACAACGAGGTGATGGCTACTTACCTGCTCCTGGGCTACAAGAGCTCTGAG TTGGAAGGCGACACCATCACCTTGAAGCCCCGGCCTTCAGCTGATCTGACCAATAGCagtgccccttccccctcccacaaGGTACAGCGTAGTGTCTCAGCCAACCCCAAGCAACGACGCTTCAGTGACCAGG CAGCTGGTCCTGCCATTCCCACATCTAATTCCTACTCTAAGAAGACGCAGAGTAACAACGCAGAAAATAAGCGGCCTGAGGAAGACCGGGAGTCAGGGCGGAAGGCCAGTAGCACAGCCAAAGTGCCTGCCAGCCCGCTGCCCGGCCTGGAGAGGAAGAAGACCACCCCTACCCCCTCCACG AACAGCGTCCTCTCCACCAGCACAAATCGAAGCAGGAATTCCCCACTTTTGGAGAGGGCCAGCCTTGGCCAGGCCTCCATCCAGAATGGCAAAGACAG CCTAACCATGCCAGGGTCCCGGGCCTCCACGGCTTCTGCTTCTGCCGCAGTCTCTGCGGCCCGGCCCCGCCAGCACCAGAAATCCATGTCGGCCTCCGTGCACCCCAACAAGgccactgggctgccccccaCGGACAGTAACTGTGAGGTGCCGCGGCCCAG CACAGCCCCTCAACGCGTCCCTGTCGCCTCCCCCTCCGCCCACAACATCAGCAGCAGCGGTGGAGCCCCCGACCGAACTAATTTCCCCCGGGGTGTGTCCAGTCGAAGCACCTTCCATGCTGGGCAGCTCCGGCAGGTGCGGGACCAGCAGAATTTGCCCTATGGTGTgaccccagcctctccctctggcaACAGCCAGGGCCGGCGGGGGGCCTCAGGGAGCATCTTCAGCAAATTTACTTCCAAGTTTGTACGCAG aaatctgtcTTTCAGGTTTGCCAGAAG gaacctgaaTGAACCTGAAAGCAAAGACCGAGTGGAGACGCTCAG ACCTCACGTGGTGGGCGGTGGAGGCAAcgacaaagaaaaggaagagtttCGGGAGGCCAAACCGCGCTCACTACGCTTCACGTGGAGTATGAAGACCACCAGctccatggagcccaatgagatGATGCGGGAGATCCGCAAGGTGCTGGACGCGAACAGCTGCCAGAGTGAGCTGCACGAGAAGTACATGCTGCTGTGCATGCACGGCACGCCTGGCCACGAGAACTTCGTGCAGTGGGAGATGGAGGTGTGCAAACTGCCGCGGCTGTCTCTCAACGGTGTCCGATTTAAGCGGATATCGGGCACCTCCATGGCCTTCAAAAACATTGCCTCCAAAATAGCCAACGAGCTCAAGCTTTAA
- the MARK2 gene encoding serine/threonine-protein kinase MARK2 isoform X12: MQKGLLDAVKEEGLKNLPQPHDLSAQPYPFLPSLSEPTLGHLDPKPTSKSNMLRGRNSAASADEQPHIGNYRLLKTIGKGNFAKVKLARHILTGKEVAVKIIDKTQLNSSSLQKLFREVRIMKVLNHPNIVKLFEVIETEKTLYLVMEYASGGEVFDYLVAHGRMKEKEARAKFRQIVSAVQYCHQKFIVHRDLKAENLLLDADMNIKIADFGFSNEFTFGNKLDTFCGSPPYAAPELFQGKKYDGPEVDVWSLGVILYTLVSGSLPFDGQNLKELRERVLRGKYRIPFYMSTDCENLLKKFLILNPSKRGTLEQIMKDRWMNVGHEDDELKPYVEPLPDYKDPRRTELMVSMGYTREEIQDSLVGQRYNEVMATYLLLGYKSSELEGDTITLKPRPSADLTNSSAPSPSHKVQRSVSANPKQRRFSDQAAGPAIPTSNSYSKKTQSNNAENKRPEEDRESGRKASSTAKVPASPLPGLERKKTTPTPSTNSVLSTSTNRSRNSPLLERASLGQASIQNGKDSTAPQRVPVASPSAHNISSSGGAPDRTNFPRGVSSRSTFHAGQLRQVRDQQNLPYGVTPASPSGNSQGRRGASGSIFSKFTSKFVRRNLSFRFARRPHVVGGGGNDKEKEEFREAKPRSLRFTWSMKTTSSMEPNEMMREIRKVLDANSCQSELHEKYMLLCMHGTPGHENFVQWEMEVCKLPRLSLNGVRFKRISGTSMAFKNIASKIANELKL; the protein is encoded by the exons CCCACCTTGGGACACCTCGACCCCAAGCCCACCAGTAAGTCCAACATGCTGCGGGGCCGCAACTCAGCCGCCTCTGCTGACGAGCAGCCCCATATCGGCAACTACCGACTCCTTAAGACCATCGGCAAGGGCAACTTCGCCAAGGTGAAGCTGGCCCGGCACATCCTGACTGGGAAAGAG GTAGCTGTGAAGATCATTGACAAGACTCAACTGAACTCCTCCAGTCTCCAGAAA CTATTCCGCGAAGTAAGAATAATGAAGGTTTTGAATCATCCCAACATAG TTAAGTTATTTGAAGTGATTGAGACTGAGAAAACTCTATACCTTGTCATGGAGTATGCCAGTGGAG GAGAGGTGTTTGACTACCTGGTGGCTCATGgcaggatgaaagaaaaagaggctCGAGCCAAATTCCGCCAG atAGTGTCTGCTGTGCAGTACTGCCACCAGAAGTTCATTGTTCATAGAGACTTAAAG GCAGAAAACCTGCTCTTGGATGCTGATATGAACATCAAGATAGCAGACTTTGGCTTCAGCAACGAATTCACCTTTGGGAACAAGCTGGATACCTTCTGTGGCAGTCCCCCTTATGCTGCCCCAGAGCTCTTCCAGGGCAAAAAATATGATGGACCTGAGGTAGATGTGTGGAGCCTGGGAGTTATCCTGTATACACTGGTCAGTGGATCCCTGCCTTTTGATGGACAGAACCTCAAG GAGCTACGGGAGCGGGTCCTGAGGGGCAAATACCGCATTCCGTTCTACATGTCCACGGACTGTGAAAACCTGCTTAAGAAATTTCTCATTCTCAACCCCAGCAAGAGAGGCACTTTAGAG CAAATCATGAAAGATCGATGGATGAATGTGGGTCATGAAGATGATGAATTAAAGCCTTATGTGGAGCCACTCCCTGACTACAAGGACCCCCGGCGGACAG AATTGATGGTCTCCATGGGTTACACACGGGAAGAGATCCAAGACTCACTGGTGGGCCAGAGGTACAACGAGGTGATGGCTACTTACCTGCTCCTGGGCTACAAGAGCTCTGAG TTGGAAGGCGACACCATCACCTTGAAGCCCCGGCCTTCAGCTGATCTGACCAATAGCagtgccccttccccctcccacaaGGTACAGCGTAGTGTCTCAGCCAACCCCAAGCAACGACGCTTCAGTGACCAGG CAGCTGGTCCTGCCATTCCCACATCTAATTCCTACTCTAAGAAGACGCAGAGTAACAACGCAGAAAATAAGCGGCCTGAGGAAGACCGGGAGTCAGGGCGGAAGGCCAGTAGCACAGCCAAAGTGCCTGCCAGCCCGCTGCCCGGCCTGGAGAGGAAGAAGACCACCCCTACCCCCTCCACG AACAGCGTCCTCTCCACCAGCACAAATCGAAGCAGGAATTCCCCACTTTTGGAGAGGGCCAGCCTTGGCCAGGCCTCCATCCAGAATGGCAAAGACAG CACAGCCCCTCAACGCGTCCCTGTCGCCTCCCCCTCCGCCCACAACATCAGCAGCAGCGGTGGAGCCCCCGACCGAACTAATTTCCCCCGGGGTGTGTCCAGTCGAAGCACCTTCCATGCTGGGCAGCTCCGGCAGGTGCGGGACCAGCAGAATTTGCCCTATGGTGTgaccccagcctctccctctggcaACAGCCAGGGCCGGCGGGGGGCCTCAGGGAGCATCTTCAGCAAATTTACTTCCAAGTTTGTACGCAG aaatctgtcTTTCAGGTTTGCCAGAAG ACCTCACGTGGTGGGCGGTGGAGGCAAcgacaaagaaaaggaagagtttCGGGAGGCCAAACCGCGCTCACTACGCTTCACGTGGAGTATGAAGACCACCAGctccatggagcccaatgagatGATGCGGGAGATCCGCAAGGTGCTGGACGCGAACAGCTGCCAGAGTGAGCTGCACGAGAAGTACATGCTGCTGTGCATGCACGGCACGCCTGGCCACGAGAACTTCGTGCAGTGGGAGATGGAGGTGTGCAAACTGCCGCGGCTGTCTCTCAACGGTGTCCGATTTAAGCGGATATCGGGCACCTCCATGGCCTTCAAAAACATTGCCTCCAAAATAGCCAACGAGCTCAAGCTTTAA